The nucleotide sequence GTGAACTTTATTCTCCCCGCCCGTGCGGGCGACGCTGCACGAGCACTCGCGCTCAAATCTACGGAGGATGTTCCCATCAGTACCGGTGGGGGACTCGTCGTCGTCGAACGGGCATTCGATATGTTCGTTCTCGGCAGTGCTATGGTCTTCGTCTCTCTCTTGTTCGTCGACGTCCCGCGTGCAGGATATCTCTCCGGAGCCGCATTCGCGATCGCAGCCGTCCTCATCCTCGGACTCGTCGTGCTAGCTTACGCGGGAGACAGCCTCGTGGATCGGTTCAGCGATCGGATTCCACGGCTCGCAGAGGGCCTCCTCAACCTCAGGCAGATGCTCCGGAAGTTGGCGACGAACCCGTTTGCGTTGGTCCTCTCCGGGATGTTGTCGATCCCCGTCTGGATCCTCGAAGCGAGCACGATTTACTTCAGCGCTCGTGCGGTGGGATTGGATCTGACCGCCGTTATCACGGTGACTACCGCAGTCGGAGCGTTCGTCGCACAGGCGGTTCCACTCACACCCGCGGGAATCGGGACGTACGAGGCGACCATTACTGCGATTCTATCGCTGTTCGGCGTTCAAGCTTCCACTGCGACTAGCCTCGGTCTGGTGGATCACTTCGTCCGCGTCGCACTCATTTACGTCGTGGGTGCGATAAGCCTCGTTCACGTCGGATTCCGTTCACGTGCCTACTTTCGAGACCGTGACGACGACCACACTCGGACGCAGGTTTCGGGGGACCGATAATGCGGAAACACTGGAACGCACTCGCCAAAGAAACGCGTTGGGTGATACTGCTCGCCGTCGGGTTTGTCCTGTTTCGGGTCGGTATCGCGTCACTGTCCGGGTTTGGCTTTCACCAAGGGTGGAACGAAGGCCACTACGCGTTGATCGCATCCGGCTTTCTGGATCATCCCTTAGTTCCGCGGTACGGTGACAATTTCGTCTACAACGTCCCACCGCTATTTCCGTATGCAGTCTCCGCTTCGTTCCTGCTGTTCGGCGAATCCGTGTTAGCGGCTCGACTTCCGAGTATTCTCGCTACCGGCGGACTGATCATAGCGACGTACGAGCTCGGTCGGGAGGTGTTCGGAGATCGATCCACCGCTTTGGTTGGGGCGCTCATCTTTGCCACGCTCCCGTACGTCCAACTGTTCGGCGGACGAGCGCAGACGGATATGCTGATGGTGTTCTTCGTCACTACTTCGGTGACAGCGATCGTTAAAGGATATCGGCGTCAGATATACTATCGACGTTGGATAGTTGTCGGGGCTGCGTCGTTCGCCGCCGCTGTGGCGACGAAACAGCCCGCGCTTGCTGTGTCCGGGATCGTCTTTTTCTGGTTACTGGGTAATCGGCGATTTGACAGGGATGCGATTCGACGAACTGCACTTTTGATCGCTACAAGCGCAATCTGTTTACTTCCTGTTGCTGGATGGTTCTATCTGAATTACGTTACTGCGCCAGCAGCGTTCGTCGCAGACTGGGAACACGAGCTCCTCTCGCGAACACCTCCCTTTGCCAACGTGCGTCTCCTCGTAGCGATCGCATTTGGACTCGGTGTCACTCCGCCCGTGATTTTTGCTAGTACAGTCGGCTTCTTTACCGATATTCGTGATGCGTTTGAAGGATCCCGAATAAACCTCACTGGGGATAAGGGGCCATCAATCCTACTTTGGTGGCTTCTCTTTTACGGAATCTTTGTCCTTGTGCGAACGCCTCACGGTCATCAGTATTACGCGGTCATTCTCACTCCCCCGATTGCATTAATCTCTGCGCAGGGAATTCAAGCAATAGCAACTCGATTTGATGGTCTGAAAGGCTATGGTCGCAAATCTGTTCGAGTTGTATTGATCGTATTTGTTCTCTCCTCAACGGTTGCTGGTACCGTGGTGCTATTCGAACTGTCTGGAGAGTTTTCCGCTGCGAATGGAGGGGGAACGACCATCGCTTCAGAGGCAGGCGATTTTGTGATCGAAGAAACTGCAAGTGATGCCACCATTCTCGTTTCCAATGGATACGCCCCACCGCTGAAATGGTATGTCAAAGACGACCGCTCTGTGGAACAAGTTGAAGCATATCACGTTTCTTCGTTAACTAAACAGAGGATACAATCAACAATTTCGGAGAGTGAAGGTGCTGTGTACGTGGTCTTACCCTCTCCCTCTTGGGGGAAACTCCCTGCCGAGAATTCTGAGGAAATATATCATACTGCTCCGTACCGATTTACGCTTGCATCTTACGTGGGCGATTACGTTGCAACCGACTCAAAATTCACTTTCTATCTTAACGATCGTCGGCTTGTGATCTACAGGGTGGAATAGCTACCCTATCCAGTGGATACTGAGTCACAGTTTCAGCAAATCACGAAGTGGTTCTATAGTAGCGTTTGAACTGATCGCTCATCTGACCACACGCTGTTGTGGATCGAGTGAGTGAAGAGATACAAACGCTACTATACCTATTTCAAGGAGTGGGGGAATTCGGACTTATCGTATCTTTCACATCAGGAATTGGTTTATTTTTGACTATTGCCTCAATGAGCAGATCAATATCCTCGTTTCCGGGAATGAGCTGGCTGTGCGTTGGTGCAATCGGGCGGAAGTCACCATCTACCGTTTCGTAGTATGGGAATTTGATATGACGCTCGATAAATAAGTAATGTGCATACCGTTTCGCAAGTTCATGCTTTTTGGCACTTATATCTAGATTACTTTTTAATAACAACTGTTTATATTCATCGTCATCAACAGGATCGAACGTAAATCCATATCCTTTATAATGCGTGTCTCCACTCACGATAACTGGAATCCCGAGATATGACATTTCTAAACCGGTAGTTGAGTTCCAAACAAGTCCTCGATCAAGTTTCCGCATAAATTCATAAGGATTAATACCCGTATCTGGACTCATTAGCTCGATATTTTCTGGAAGAGAATAGTTACTAGTAATCCACTCATAGAACGATTCATTCGTAACTCGAAGAACTTCTGCTGGGTGGGTTTTGATATATAGCTTTAGTTGTGGATTCTCTTTGAATATCTCAATTGTCCGATCAACCCAAGTAAAAACATTATTAAATGCCTTCTTTTTGGTCGCAGTCAGAGATCCATCCCAAGGAAGATTAGTAAAAGCACCGTAGACTGTACTATCTGATGAAGACTGGAAGGAACCACTACCAAGCTGCGCATGGTTGAATCTGACATCCTTTCCACTCATTCGATCCTGCATAAATTTCTCAAGTGTAGAACTTTCTTCATCCGACAGTGGCCTGTTAAGACGCTCACTGGCTGAATCACGATTCGGAAATGTTGGGAGTGAACTTCTGTTATTCATATTCCCACAGAGTATTGATTGGCTCCTAAATCCTACATCGATATCCCAACTGGGGGTATCGAATTGATTACCAACACTAAGGAATACCGCTCCTACCAAATATGCTGAGTTGTTCGAGAGAACTGCGTCATAATTATGCCGTTGAAAGAGCTCAAATGCAATATCTGTAAGTAGTTTAGCTGATTTTTTGAATCTATTATATATTTCCTCTGATTTCGGGTGTTTGTCGAGGTTATATATTTTTAAATATGCTCTTGTGGAGGCAGTTGCAATTCCATCGATATCGACACCACGATACGTGTCACCAGATGAGGTGTGTGTTTTAGTAGTTGTCTCAAATTCTGAGATTGGAGTGTACTCCAATCCAAACCTGCGCAAAAATTCACCTCCCATAAAATTGCAGATCTCGCACGCAGCACTCTCGCTTGACATCCACTGTTTTGCCAAACACATATCCAAGTCGTGGTCACATAACAGAAGCGTTGGTTCGTATCCACGAACCCGAAATGCATGGGCCAGTATTACATCAAGATACGTCCCAAAATCATTCCTCCCCATTACCAATGGTATGAGCACTTCCCCTCTTTTTTCGCCTGTATTAGAATACTCTCGTATTTCCTTTTCAATATCTGGTATTTTGTCAATATTGAATGTTAAGTCGTATATTCTTGCGAGGGGTTTGATAATATTCAGCTTATCTGCAAACTCTACTCCGAAATTTTGTAGCCTCTTTTTTTGTTCTTCCATATTCTCGATATAGTTAACTGATTTCAGTGTCGATCCAATTCTTGATTGCTGTATGAATTGTTTCAGCTTGGTTAGTACGTGGAGTTGTAGCTTTTGTTAATTTCCCTCGATATCCAATTGAAAGTATCGATTTTACGAATTCTTCTAACGTTTTTGGATCTGTAGTGGTTGGTTTCCCAATTAGTTCCAAAGCCTGCTCAATATCTTCATACGTTTCGACGTCATAAACATTCGGCGCATCTCGATACCATGGCGAACCAAAGACTAGTGCTGCAGTTCCTCGATTTATAGCTTCCCAACCTGCTGTCCCTGTGATAGTTGCTACTGCATCAGCGTTGTCAATAAGTGTATATGCATTTGCATCAAGTGGGATAAATCTAACACTATCGTGCGAATATAGGTCATCATATTCCCAACTAGTTCTTCCTAATTGACCCTTCAGTTGGGGATCAAACTGCGACGGATGTTCTTTAATATATATTAATTTATCATCTGCGCAATTAGAGAGGAGTTTAATAGCCAATGTTTGGTCAACATAATGATTCCCTTCCGGAGATGTAGTCCGCTCAGGTTGGTAGTGGAGTGGAAAATAAATATAGTCTTCTTCCAACGACACAGATGCTACCTTTTTTTCGTAGTCATTTCTCAATTTTTTTAGATAATAGCGAGATTTGATAAGATAGTACATCCACTGTGTCCAAAGAATTGCTGAATTTTCTATTTTATTGGATCCAAATTTCATATCTACTGGAACTTTCCATCGAAGAAAGTCCCTACTAAATACCAATTCTTTCAAACGTTTCTTAGAAGATGGGATAAGATGATTTCTAAACGATTCAATTACAGATTTCACACCCGTATCCGTGGTAGTATTCCGCATATATGATGGTTTACTCACCGAATAATCCATTTCCAATTTGTTTAAATATGATTGAATATCATTTGGGATGCTCTGATCAGTTATCCCCTCACTTGCTGAGAAATCAGTAGAATCAAAGATGCTACTTCTTAAATAGAATGTGTCAGGTAAGGATGTAGGTGTGAAAATGATGGTTTCTACACCATTTCTTTCAGCAACTAAATAGAGAATATAATCACTCACTAGATGAGGAGTACTCCCAAAAATAGCTATATCTGGCCGCAAATAGTCAAATATATTACTCCAATAGGAGAGTAATCGATAGTAATGCCGAACTCGTTCGTTGTATCCAAAAGATTCGCTCTGAATAACATTACCAAGATCGATACGATCCATCATCTTGAGTGCAAGAAGCTGTCCACTTGCTAAATCTTCAATTAGGCTTGAATCGATAGGGTACTCGAATGGAGAGTCAAGATTCAAATCACGCGGTGGTACTCCTTTGGTGGCGTTGACTGATTTGTGAGCAATTGTCTCTGGGAACGATTTTTCAATATTAGACTTCAAGTCTGTAGGACATTCCCAATATGTTGGCCTAATACCACACTCTTTTTTGAGTTTCTCTGCTGCCAGTACCCAATTTTTATGGGGAGTAACTGCATAAATCGCACTTCGTGAAGGTGGAGTAGACATTATTATATTAGTTGTCTTTAATCAATTGGCAATTCCAACCATCAAATATATTTTCACTTCCCCCATATATGCCCAGCGGTACTGATCTTATAACTATTAGAGGAATTTAATTCCTTCATATATGTTCACAAATTTCACACTTAATCAAATTATTTCAGGCAATTGCGGGCCTTATTTCTCCAAACTTTCCTTAAATTATTGTCCTCCGGTCTGATTCGTGAACCTGAATACTACCATATCAAAACACAAAATATTGAACTCCCTCTATCCCAACATCAATAATATGAAAGCTGTCGTCCTCGCTGCCGGAGAAGGAATGCGGCTTAGGCCGCTGACCCGGACCAGACCGAAACCGATGCTTCCGATTGGGAATCAGCCACTTCTTGAACACGTGATTGAAGCCGGTAGAGAAGCGGGAATTGACGAGTTCGTTCTTGTTGTCGGTTACAAACGTGAACGGATACAGAGTTACTTCGGTGAAGGTGACGACTGGGATGTCGACATTGAGTATGCTGTCCAAGAGACTCAACTCGGGACTGGCCACGCGCTGTTGCAGGCGGAGTCATACATTGATGGCAGTTTTATCGCGCTTAACGGCGATCGGATCATTGAACCGAGCGCAATCACTGCTGTAATTCAGGAGCGTCGAGAGACTGGCAGCCCTGTGATGGCTGTAACCCGGCACCGGAGTCCTGAAAACTACGGTGTCGTCGATATTGACGGTCAGCGTGTGCGTTCGATCGAAGAGAAGCCGCCAGCACATACAGTTCGGACGGATTACATCAACGCCGGTGTTTATGGCCTCGGGGGGGCGATATTTGATGAGATTCGGAGGACTAACGCCGATGGAGAACTGGCAATCACGACCGTTCTGCAGGCGTATCGGGACTCACTGCGCCCAGTTCGGTTCGACGGCCTCTGGCTCGACGTCTCGTATCACTGGGACATCTTGGCAGTCAACAATCGGATGCTCGATCGAACAGATTCTCCCCGTGCTGAGACGGCATCTATTCACGAGCGGGCGACAGTCGTCGACGTGGCAGCGGTCGCCTCAGATGTGCGTATCCGGCCGGGGGCAACGGTGCTTCCCGGAACGTCGCTCGGCGAGAACGTCGAGGTCGGGTCGAACGCCGTCCTTTCGAACTGCGTCGTGCTCGCAGACGCAACGGTCGGCGACGGAGCTGTCGTCCGAGATTGCGTCATCGGCGAGAACGCTATTATCGGACCAAACGCAACGATCGAAGGAGGAGATACTGACGTCGTGGTGGACGGGGTCGTTCATTCTGACGTCCGTTTAGGTGGGGTTATCGGAGATAACACAACGATTAGCGGCAACGTGACCGTCTCACCGGGGACGGTGATCGGGAACGATGCAACCGTTGAGTCGGGCTCAATCGTGAGCGACTGGATCGAGTATAACGCGATCGTGCGGAGGGGGTAAGATGTGTGGAATCATCGGCTACTCTGGATCATCAGACGCACTTCCGATCCTCAGAAATGGAATCTCAAACCTCGAATACCGCGGGTACGATTCTGCGGGAATTGCCTTGGGTGGCGACAGAATTGAGGTCTACAAACGCGCAGGGAAATTATCAGCGCTCACCGAGGTACTTCCCGAAGCATCGTCGGCGACGATAGGTCTCGGCCACACGCGGTGGTCGACCCACGGCGAACCCACAGATGCGAACGCACATCCCCACACGAACGAATCCGATAACGTCGCAGTCGTCCACAATGGGATCATCGAAAACTACGACGCGTTGCGGTCTGCACTGATAGAACGCGGCCACACTTTCACGAGCGATACGGATACCGAGGTCGTCCCACACCTCGTCGAAGAGGAGTTGGAATCCGGTCACGATCTCGTCGACGCGGTCTCTGCTGTCGTCGAGAAACTGGAAGGGAACTTCGCACTCGGAGTCGTCGCCGCGGGCCACGATGGTATTGTGGCAACGCGTCGCGGGAATCCCTTGGTTCTCGGATACGCCGAACACGGGGCATTCATCGCAAGTGACGTCCCGGCGTTCGTCAAGCATACGCGGCGCGTCAGTTACGCCGAGGACGGTGACGTAATCCACCTCTCTGAATCGGATGTGTCGGTATATGCTGACGGCGAGGCGGTTTCCCGAGATATCCAAGAAATTGAGTGGGACGCCGAAGCCGCGGAGAAAGGTGGATACAAACACTATATGCTCAAGGAAATCCACGAGCAACCTTCGGCGCTACGACAGGCGATTTCTGGGCGCATCGATGAAATGAAAGGCGAGGTAGACCTAGAGATCGACCTTCCTGCAGAGTATCTGAACTCACTTCAGGAGATCCAGTTTATCGCCTGTGGCACCTCCTATCATGCCGCGTTGTACGCTGCAGACCTGTTAGAAGAGCACGCAGACGTCAGAGCCTCCGCGGAAATTGCTTCGGAATACGAGTTCCGCGGTGGGCGCGATCCGTGGCGAACGCTCGTTGTCGCGGTAACGCAGAGCGGTGAGACCGCTGATACACTTTCGGCGTTGCGGCGAGCGAAGCGAGCCGGCGCCCGGACACTCGCAGTTACGAACACGCTTGGAAGTACGGTGACGCGGGAGGTTGATGATACCATCTTTATCCGGGCTGGCCCCGAGATCGGCGTCGCCGCGACGAAGACCTTCTGTTCGCAAGTCGCAGTATTGGGGCTTCTCTCGATCTACATTGGCCGTGCCCGGGATGTGATGTCGTCGAGCGATGCCAGAAAATTGCTCTCTGATTTGCGTGGACTTCCAAGTGCAGTACAACAGGTGTTGGATCGAGAAAATCAGGTGCGCGTTGCAGCCGAGGAGTATGGTGGCGGCGACGCGTTCTTTTTTATTGGGAGGCGTTTGGGCGCTCCTGTCGCGTTAGAGGGGGCATTGAAGCTAAAGGAAATTTCGTACGACCACGCTGAAGGCTTTGCAGCGGGAGAGTTAAAGCACGGTCCTTTGGCATTAGTGACATCAGAAACACCGGTATTGGCAGTGCTTACTGCGGAATCGAACGCTTCTGAAACGCTGAACAACGTCAAGGAAGTCGAATCACGAGGTGCACCGGTGATCGGATGTGCATCGAACGGCATAGACGCAGAGAAGTTTGTAGATGAGGTGTTTGTTGTGCCCGAACTAGGGACGTTCGAACCTCTTGTAGCCAACGTGTTCTTCCAATTGTTCAGCTACTATGTGGCTGATTTGAAGGGGCGATCGATCGATAAGCCACGAAATTTGGCGAAGAGCGTGACGGTGGAATGATTTGTTACAGCAACTACACGCGGACCACGGGGATTTTTGCCCCGGTCGTCGAAGGGGCCCTTATGCGAAGACTCGTTCGCGGACTCGTCGGAGCCGTCGCGACGCTGGTGTCGCTGACGGGACTCCCCTACGCGATCTACCTCCTCCTCGCGAAGGCGTGGAACCCGCAGGGTTCGCCCGCGCAAAAGCAGCCCGCGGAACCGACGGTGAGCATCGTGCTGCCGACATATAATGAGGAACGGATCGTCGAGAACAAACTCCGAGACATCGTCTCGCTCGACTACCCGATGGAGAAGGTCGAGGTGGTCATCGTCGACTCCTCAGACGACGACACGCGAGAGATCATCCGGTCGTTCTTTGCAGATCGACAAACGCCCGAATTGACGCTCTTGGAGGAAGACGAACGGCGCGGCTTGGCCCCCGCGTTGAACGACGCCTACGCGGCCGCGTCGAACGAGATGGTCGTCAAGACCGACTGCGACTCGAAGGTCGCCGCCGACGCGCTCCGAGAGGCCGCGGCGAATCTGGCCGATCCGGACGTCGGCGCGGTGACTGGACGCAACGTGGACGTCCTCGGGGGAAGTGACGTCGAAGAGGGGTACCGCGACGTGCAGGCGACGATCCAGACGCTGGAGTCGCACTTGGATTCGACGCTCATCTTCCACGGACCGTTTTCGGCGTTCGAGAACAGGGAGATCGTTCCGATCGACCCCGATTCGATCGCCGATGATACAGAATTGGCACTGAAGATCCGGCGAAACGGCAAGCGGGTCGTCTTCGACCCCGCAATCAGATACAAGGAAGCGTCGCACTCGGCGTTCAACAAGCGCCGGAGTCAGAAGGATCGGAGAGCGATGGGGTTGATTCGGCTGTTGCTTCGGAATCGAGATATGCTGGGGCGGTATGGATTGTACGGAGGAGTGGTGTTGCCCTTCAACTGGTGGTTTATGCTGATCTCGCCGTGGCTGATGGCGGTCGGGATCGGACTGGCGACGATCCTCGGGTTAGTCGTTGCCGGGCCGTTTGGGTTGGTCGTGCCCGCGAGCGTGGGAGCATTCACGCTTCTGGGATCGCGAGACAAACTTGGTTCGTTGCAAGCGGTGTACGCCGTGTTTGATACGCAGGTATCGCTGCTCTTTGCGGCAGTGAAACTGTGGCGCGGCGAGGGATCGGCGGTGTGGGACGTCGACGAGGAGTTGCGGGACTTGTATGAGTGAACGCTCGGTGATGGACGAATGAGAGTCCTGCAAGTGACGCCGCGGTATCCACCCCAGTCGGGGGGCGTCGAAACCCACGTCAAAGAGATCTCCGAGCGGCTCGTCGATCGCGGCCACGAGGTGACTGTCGTCAGCGCGGACGCGGGGATGGAAGGCGAGAGACGAGAGGTGCGCAACGGGGTCTCAGTGCGGCGGTATCGGAGTATCGCGCCGGGTGATGCAATGCACGTCTGCCCGCAGATCGTGGCGGCCGTTCGGCGGGCTGACGTCGATGTCGTTCACGCGCACAACTACCACTCGTTCCCGCTGTTCTTCGCGGCGCTCGGCGTGGGAGATCGGAAGTTCGTGGTGACGACGCACTACCACGGTGGAAGCGCGAGTTCGGTGCGAGATCGGTTGTTGTCGCTGTATCGACCGTTCGGTCGTTGGGCAGTTCGACGGGCTGATGAGGTTATCGCGGTGAGCGAATGGGAAAAAGAGCAGTTGGCGTCGGATTTCGAAGTGGAGGCAACGGTGGTCCCGAACGGCGTAGACGTGGAACGGTTCGCCGAGGCTGAGCCGGTGGAACGAGAGCGGCCGTATATTTTGACAGTCGGCCGCTTAGAGGAGTACAAAGGCGTCCAGCACGTGATTCGGGCGATGGGAGAGCTTTCGGAGTATGACTTGTTGGTCGCCGGGAGTGGGCCGTATCGAGCCGAGTTAGAGCGGATCGCTCGCGAGGAAGGGGTGGCGGATCGCGTAGAGTTCTTGGGTTACGTTGATGATGACGAGCTGCCGGGATTGTACGCCGGTGCAGAAGTGTATGTGACGATGAGTGAGTTCGAAGCCTACGGGATGACCGTTGCGGAGGCGTTGGCTGCTGGGACGCCGTGTGTTGTTCGGGATGTTGCTGGATTACAAGACTGGGCGGATATTGGTGGAGTATACGGAATAGAAAGAGTCTCTCTAGATACACTGAGAAGTCTGATCAAGTCCAAGGAAGCTGTACCAAGGCGATCGATCAGTGAGCGATCGTGGGAAAGTACAACTGATAAAATCATACGACAAACATACACTGGGCGTTGTTTAGACGCGTGATTTCACCGGGCTGACCCCTCGATTGCGCGTTCGATGTTTCTCACCGCCGATTTCATAACAAGTTCACGGAATTGGCCGAACCACGTTCTCGCCGAAAACCGGGGTCACGTTTCGGAATTAACGGTGTGACACTTTCAGAACGTAACTTCGTCCGAAGTGCTTCCCAGTCGTATCCTTTATCCGCCGCCACAGCCGTCAGATCGTCGATATTCCGCACCAGTACTTGTCAGCCGATCTGTGTATCGTGTGGTTGTTTCGTAGAGCAGTGTATAACTAGTATCGCACTTGTTTCGCAATCGACGAGCAGCGTGGTCTTCACCGCTTCGAACGTGTAGTCTGTCCGTTTCGCGTAGTGCTGGCTCGCTTGGACACGATCCATTCCGGTTGCGTCGATCGCTTGAACATCACCGAGATCGTACATTTCAACCGACGCGTCGAGCACCGCTCGCCACCGCTTCATCGGAATATCTTGCTTCCGCGCACAGGTCGTCGAGAAGTAAGGAAGCGTCTCAACCTTTAAATCGAGTGATACTGTAACTCTCGGCATTTCTCGCAAAACATCCATCAGCTTTCTGTAATCGTGATTGAGATACTCTTTGAACCCTTGAACGGCGAGAATTACCCAATCGGCATACCCGTCTGTTCCGGGTCGGTATGCCGAAGCTGGCTCGCCAGCGACGGCTTTTTTGGCGAGCGATACAATTATCTCTGCGAAGCGGGAGGTCTTGGTTTGTACACCCAATCCGTCCCGCTTCAATCCTAGTAAATTTGTCACTTCTATAGAGTAGATAGAAAGCAGATACTAGTGAGACACCCCATCGGACTAACCGAGTCTAACCGTCTAAACAAGGCCCAATTAATGTTATTGGGTAGAGGGTTAACAAAACAAGTCGAAATTAGAAGGAGAGATTACCTTCATCTAAAATAGATTGTCTCTTTTACTCATTTCCACCAATATTTGAAACGATACTGAACTTTTGTAAAGCCCTAACCATTAGAGGGGGAGACTTTCACCGCCACCTCTTGATCAGTATAGTGTACTCAGATCTCACCATTATTTCCAAGCTTACTGCCGAAATTAACAACGTGTTTTTACAAAAGAGCGATATTTGAATTTCTCAGTACCTTAGCAGCCGACTAAGACCATTATGATCTCTACCAGGATGTGTCCACATTTCCTTGTGTTCAGGCCAATCATCAGG is from Halobellus sp. LT62 and encodes:
- a CDS encoding ArnT family glycosyltransferase gives rise to the protein MRKHWNALAKETRWVILLAVGFVLFRVGIASLSGFGFHQGWNEGHYALIASGFLDHPLVPRYGDNFVYNVPPLFPYAVSASFLLFGESVLAARLPSILATGGLIIATYELGREVFGDRSTALVGALIFATLPYVQLFGGRAQTDMLMVFFVTTSVTAIVKGYRRQIYYRRWIVVGAASFAAAVATKQPALAVSGIVFFWLLGNRRFDRDAIRRTALLIATSAICLLPVAGWFYLNYVTAPAAFVADWEHELLSRTPPFANVRLLVAIAFGLGVTPPVIFASTVGFFTDIRDAFEGSRINLTGDKGPSILLWWLLFYGIFVLVRTPHGHQYYAVILTPPIALISAQGIQAIATRFDGLKGYGRKSVRVVLIVFVLSSTVAGTVVLFELSGEFSAANGGGTTIASEAGDFVIEETASDATILVSNGYAPPLKWYVKDDRSVEQVEAYHVSSLTKQRIQSTISESEGAVYVVLPSPSWGKLPAENSEEIYHTAPYRFTLASYVGDYVATDSKFTFYLNDRRLVIYRVE
- the glmS gene encoding glutamine--fructose-6-phosphate transaminase (isomerizing); the protein is MCGIIGYSGSSDALPILRNGISNLEYRGYDSAGIALGGDRIEVYKRAGKLSALTEVLPEASSATIGLGHTRWSTHGEPTDANAHPHTNESDNVAVVHNGIIENYDALRSALIERGHTFTSDTDTEVVPHLVEEELESGHDLVDAVSAVVEKLEGNFALGVVAAGHDGIVATRRGNPLVLGYAEHGAFIASDVPAFVKHTRRVSYAEDGDVIHLSESDVSVYADGEAVSRDIQEIEWDAEAAEKGGYKHYMLKEIHEQPSALRQAISGRIDEMKGEVDLEIDLPAEYLNSLQEIQFIACGTSYHAALYAADLLEEHADVRASAEIASEYEFRGGRDPWRTLVVAVTQSGETADTLSALRRAKRAGARTLAVTNTLGSTVTREVDDTIFIRAGPEIGVAATKTFCSQVAVLGLLSIYIGRARDVMSSSDARKLLSDLRGLPSAVQQVLDRENQVRVAAEEYGGGDAFFFIGRRLGAPVALEGALKLKEISYDHAEGFAAGELKHGPLALVTSETPVLAVLTAESNASETLNNVKEVESRGAPVIGCASNGIDAEKFVDEVFVVPELGTFEPLVANVFFQLFSYYVADLKGRSIDKPRNLAKSVTVE
- a CDS encoding glycosyltransferase family 4 protein translates to MRVLQVTPRYPPQSGGVETHVKEISERLVDRGHEVTVVSADAGMEGERREVRNGVSVRRYRSIAPGDAMHVCPQIVAAVRRADVDVVHAHNYHSFPLFFAALGVGDRKFVVTTHYHGGSASSVRDRLLSLYRPFGRWAVRRADEVIAVSEWEKEQLASDFEVEATVVPNGVDVERFAEAEPVERERPYILTVGRLEEYKGVQHVIRAMGELSEYDLLVAGSGPYRAELERIAREEGVADRVEFLGYVDDDELPGLYAGAEVYVTMSEFEAYGMTVAEALAAGTPCVVRDVAGLQDWADIGGVYGIERVSLDTLRSLIKSKEAVPRRSISERSWESTTDKIIRQTYTGRCLDA
- a CDS encoding sugar phosphate nucleotidyltransferase; this encodes MKAVVLAAGEGMRLRPLTRTRPKPMLPIGNQPLLEHVIEAGREAGIDEFVLVVGYKRERIQSYFGEGDDWDVDIEYAVQETQLGTGHALLQAESYIDGSFIALNGDRIIEPSAITAVIQERRETGSPVMAVTRHRSPENYGVVDIDGQRVRSIEEKPPAHTVRTDYINAGVYGLGGAIFDEIRRTNADGELAITTVLQAYRDSLRPVRFDGLWLDVSYHWDILAVNNRMLDRTDSPRAETASIHERATVVDVAAVASDVRIRPGATVLPGTSLGENVEVGSNAVLSNCVVLADATVGDGAVVRDCVIGENAIIGPNATIEGGDTDVVVDGVVHSDVRLGGVIGDNTTISGNVTVSPGTVIGNDATVESGSIVSDWIEYNAIVRRG
- a CDS encoding glycosyltransferase; its protein translation is MRRLVRGLVGAVATLVSLTGLPYAIYLLLAKAWNPQGSPAQKQPAEPTVSIVLPTYNEERIVENKLRDIVSLDYPMEKVEVVIVDSSDDDTREIIRSFFADRQTPELTLLEEDERRGLAPALNDAYAAASNEMVVKTDCDSKVAADALREAAANLADPDVGAVTGRNVDVLGGSDVEEGYRDVQATIQTLESHLDSTLIFHGPFSAFENREIVPIDPDSIADDTELALKIRRNGKRVVFDPAIRYKEASHSAFNKRRSQKDRRAMGLIRLLLRNRDMLGRYGLYGGVVLPFNWWFMLISPWLMAVGIGLATILGLVVAGPFGLVVPASVGAFTLLGSRDKLGSLQAVYAVFDTQVSLLFAAVKLWRGEGSAVWDVDEELRDLYE